In Flavobacteriales bacterium, one genomic interval encodes:
- a CDS encoding RNA polymerase sigma factor, translating to MQAQNDEYYIEQVRGGNIAAFETLINRYKGMTMNLAIRIVRNREDAEEVAQDAFLKAFKAIHDFRSDSRFSTWLYSIVYRTAVSKTRKKIIDTADIDDHLISDKIAVHIDDQLEEMKATERKHYLRKALDELAQDESALLTLYYLEEQSVEEIVQITGLTESNVKTKLYRARKKLMLILEGMLKNEIRSIL from the coding sequence ATGCAGGCACAGAACGATGAATATTATATAGAACAGGTTCGGGGTGGAAACATCGCCGCATTCGAAACCCTTATCAACAGGTATAAGGGCATGACCATGAATCTGGCTATACGAATCGTTCGCAACAGGGAAGATGCGGAAGAGGTAGCCCAGGATGCATTCCTGAAAGCTTTTAAAGCCATTCATGATTTCCGCAGCGATTCCCGGTTTTCAACCTGGCTATACAGCATTGTGTATCGCACCGCTGTTTCAAAGACCCGCAAAAAAATAATTGATACCGCGGATATAGATGATCATCTCATCAGTGACAAGATTGCCGTTCACATTGATGATCAGCTGGAAGAAATGAAGGCAACGGAGCGAAAGCATTATCTTAGAAAAGCACTTGATGAACTTGCCCAGGATGAGTCGGCCTTGCTTACGTTATACTACCTGGAAGAGCAATCGGTTGAGGAGATTGTTCAGATTACCGGACTTACTGAATCCAACGTGAAGACCAAGCTGTACAGGGCGCGAAAGAAGCTAATGCTGATCCTGGAAGGCATGTTGAAAAACGAAATAAGGAGCATTTTATGA
- a CDS encoding T9SS type A sorting domain-containing protein, whose protein sequence is MNVDVAKAGSGSVYNESSPAITLPSAATDTLEITTPFTPGATASDLGDYTFTFDIQQTETDENPGDNMVTAEFKVTDTVFAREYGVLGSSVGPDNYTCCVADGSEIGLIYEFSKADMARSISFYIANNTTTANGLTVFANLYKISINGDFSSTPIAQSDIFDVTSNEVNTWVTLPFTAPAQVDPDSTYVASLGIFGLDAGDVLRVGEDLTVNQPEASVAPTTFVYGGAWYWIPNVPMIRLNTTSTVGVDEITERFNLNLYPNPATDAVNVYANTLPAEPITLTLTNLLGEVVMTRTVSPIMGQINERIALNNLDNGIYMLRMQGADWEKTMKVVHNR, encoded by the coding sequence TTGAATGTTGATGTAGCAAAAGCAGGTAGCGGCAGCGTGTACAACGAGTCCAGCCCGGCCATCACTTTGCCTTCAGCAGCAACTGATACGCTGGAGATCACCACACCGTTCACTCCTGGTGCTACCGCTTCTGATCTTGGTGACTACACCTTTACTTTTGATATTCAGCAAACCGAGACCGATGAAAACCCCGGTGATAATATGGTGACTGCCGAATTCAAGGTAACCGATACCGTTTTTGCCCGTGAATATGGTGTACTTGGCAGTTCCGTAGGCCCCGACAACTATACTTGTTGTGTGGCTGATGGCTCGGAGATCGGCTTGATCTACGAGTTCTCAAAAGCAGATATGGCACGTTCCATCTCTTTCTACATCGCCAATAATACTACAACTGCAAACGGTCTGACTGTTTTTGCGAACCTTTACAAGATCTCCATCAACGGTGATTTCAGTTCAACCCCAATTGCTCAGTCTGATATCTTCGATGTCACCAGCAATGAGGTGAACACGTGGGTAACCCTTCCGTTCACTGCCCCTGCACAAGTAGATCCGGACAGCACTTACGTTGCTTCCCTTGGAATCTTCGGACTGGATGCAGGTGATGTACTGCGTGTAGGTGAAGACCTTACCGTAAACCAACCGGAAGCAAGTGTTGCCCCTACCACTTTCGTATATGGCGGTGCCTGGTACTGGATTCCAAACGTTCCTATGATCCGTTTGAATACCACCAGCACGGTAGGTGTTGATGAAATCACGGAAAGGTTTAACCTGAACCTGTACCCGAACCCAGCAACTGATGCGGTGAATGTATATGCCAATACTTTGCCTGCAGAACCTATCACACTGACCCTGACCAACCTGTTAGGTGAAGTGGTCATGACCAGAACGGTTTCTCCGATCATGGGTCAGATCAATGAGCGCATTGCACTGAACAATCTTGACAATGGTATTTATATGTTGAGAATGCAAGGTGCAGACTGGGAAAAGACGATGAAAGTCGTACACAACAGGTAG